The Flavobacterium sp. 123 genome contains a region encoding:
- a CDS encoding 1-deoxy-D-xylulose-5-phosphate synthase produces the protein MSINLLSNINNPTDLRLLDEGQLPQVAQELRDFIIDVVSVKEGHLGASLGVVELTIALHYVFDTPNDLLIWDVGHQAYGHKILTERRANFHTNRQLDGISGFPKRSESVYDAFGVGHSSTSISAALGMAIASNLKGDYSKQHIAVIGDASIASGMAFEGLNHAGVTDANLLVILNDNAIGIDPSVGALKKYLTAVKEGKNPRQNNMIKSLNFNYSGPIDGHDITAVVKELKRLQKIKGPKFLHVITTKGKGLQQAEQNQVQYHAPGKFDAMTGELLPKSEENLPPKYQDVFGLTVLDLAKKNKNIVGITPAMPSGSSLKFMMDELPDRAIDVGIAEQHAVTLAAGMVTQGMIVFCNIYSTFLQRAYDQVIHDVALQNLPVIFCLDRAGLVGEDGATHHGVFDLAYLRCIPNMIVYSPRNEIELQNILYTAQLVLNNPIAIRYPRGRGQIVDWKSRRFGTYNKIEIGKSECLKKGTKVAVLSNGTIGNNVTSALEKMNNPEGIAHYDFPFVKPLDEVALHTIFKEFTTIITIEDGVVKGGFGSAILEFASHNNYYAKIHILGIPDEFIEQGTVAQLQQYCKIDVKSLEIIFSAY, from the coding sequence ATGTCAATTAATTTACTTTCAAACATAAACAATCCCACCGATTTACGTTTGCTTGATGAAGGTCAACTTCCTCAAGTAGCGCAGGAATTGCGTGATTTTATTATTGATGTTGTTTCTGTAAAAGAAGGGCATTTAGGAGCCAGTTTAGGTGTTGTAGAATTGACAATCGCCTTGCATTATGTGTTTGATACCCCCAATGATTTGTTGATTTGGGATGTAGGTCATCAAGCGTATGGTCATAAAATTTTGACCGAAAGAAGAGCCAATTTTCATACGAATAGGCAGTTAGACGGTATTTCTGGTTTCCCAAAAAGAAGCGAAAGTGTTTATGATGCTTTTGGCGTAGGCCATTCCTCCACATCTATTTCGGCGGCTTTAGGAATGGCAATTGCTTCAAACCTCAAAGGCGATTATAGTAAACAACACATTGCTGTAATAGGTGATGCTTCTATTGCATCAGGAATGGCGTTTGAAGGGTTGAATCATGCGGGAGTTACAGATGCTAATTTGTTGGTTATTCTTAATGACAACGCTATTGGAATTGATCCAAGTGTAGGCGCTTTGAAAAAATATCTCACTGCCGTAAAAGAAGGAAAAAACCCGAGACAAAATAACATGATTAAGTCCTTGAATTTTAATTATTCGGGGCCAATAGATGGTCATGACATCACTGCTGTAGTCAAAGAATTAAAGCGTTTGCAAAAAATAAAAGGCCCAAAATTCCTTCACGTTATTACTACAAAAGGCAAAGGATTACAACAAGCCGAACAAAATCAGGTGCAATACCACGCGCCTGGAAAATTTGATGCTATGACAGGTGAATTGCTTCCGAAATCAGAAGAGAATTTACCGCCTAAATATCAAGATGTCTTTGGTTTAACCGTTTTGGATTTAGCCAAAAAAAATAAGAATATTGTTGGTATAACTCCTGCAATGCCATCTGGAAGTTCATTGAAATTTATGATGGATGAATTGCCGGATCGTGCCATTGATGTAGGAATTGCAGAACAACACGCAGTGACATTAGCAGCAGGAATGGTTACGCAAGGAATGATTGTTTTTTGTAATATCTATTCTACATTTTTACAAAGGGCTTATGATCAGGTGATTCATGATGTGGCTTTGCAAAATTTACCCGTTATATTTTGTTTGGACAGAGCTGGATTAGTAGGTGAAGATGGAGCTACTCATCATGGGGTTTTTGACTTAGCGTATTTGCGTTGTATTCCTAATATGATTGTGTATTCGCCACGAAATGAAATAGAGTTGCAAAACATATTATATACGGCTCAATTAGTACTTAATAATCCAATTGCTATTCGTTATCCACGTGGGCGAGGACAAATTGTAGATTGGAAATCCAGACGATTCGGGACTTATAATAAAATAGAAATTGGAAAGTCTGAATGCCTCAAAAAAGGAACAAAAGTTGCTGTTTTGTCAAACGGAACAATCGGGAATAATGTTACTTCAGCTTTAGAGAAAATGAATAATCCAGAGGGAATTGCACATTATGATTTTCCTTTTGTAAAACCTCTAGATGAAGTAGCGCTGCATACAATTTTCAAAGAATTTACTACGATAATAACTATTGAAGACGGAGTGGTTAAAGGCGGTTTTGGTAGTGCAATTTTAGAGTTTGCATCGCACAATAATTACTATGCTAAAATTCACATTCTTGGTATCCCAGATGAATTTATTGAACAAGGAACTGTAGCGCAATTACAACAATATTGCAAAATTGACGTTAAAAGTCTAGAAATAATTTTTTCAGCATATTGA
- a CDS encoding nucleoside deaminase: MENPFTDEYFMKKALQEAEMAFEKGEIPVGAIIVIANKVIARGHNLTEMLVDVTAHAEMQTITAAANFLGGKYLKDCTLYVTLEPCQMCAGALYWSQISKIVYGASDENRGFVKMGTQLHPKTTVVSGVLAEDASELMKRFFAERRK, from the coding sequence ATGGAAAACCCTTTCACCGACGAATACTTTATGAAAAAAGCTTTGCAAGAAGCTGAAATGGCTTTTGAAAAAGGCGAAATCCCTGTTGGAGCCATTATCGTTATTGCTAATAAAGTAATTGCAAGAGGCCATAATCTTACCGAAATGTTGGTTGATGTTACCGCTCATGCCGAAATGCAAACCATAACTGCTGCTGCTAATTTCCTTGGCGGAAAATACCTAAAAGACTGTACCCTTTATGTTACTTTAGAACCTTGCCAGATGTGTGCTGGTGCTTTATACTGGAGTCAAATTTCAAAAATTGTATATGGCGCAAGTGATGAAAATCGTGGTTTTGTAAAAATGGGAACGCAATTGCATCCTAAAACTACTGTGGTTTCAGGAGTTTTAGCAGAAGATGCAAGTGAATTGATGAAACGTTTTTTTGCCGAAAGAAGGAAGTGA
- a CDS encoding glycosyltransferase family 39 protein, whose translation MLGKHKILVLISIATLVRCLIAATIGLGNDEVYYVTYAQHLQWNYFDHPPMVALLIRLTTFNLLFTTEFFIRLGPILLAAINTYLIYHICKKIKNESAGLLAALLFSSSFYSSIIAGVFILPDAPQLFFWMLSVSLLIEIVSAIESDKNLNYNILLFGVVAGLCIMSKVHGVFLWFGFGLYILLYKRSLLSNGYLYLSVLISLVIISPILIWNIENHFITYTFHSNRVAINRGVNPNSFLREFLGGIFYNNPINYFLIVMALLAVWKNRITISVPVKRILLLLSLPLIILLLFISLFRDTLPHWSGPAFTALIMLTACYIAESIQGLNANFRLPKSVAISCVFIIIISFSGIAVINYYPGTIGNKKEELLGKGDVTLDMYDWDFFKNEFKKVHDKDMQSGRTKTSFIINNKWFPGAHIDNYIVQPLQLDFIAIGKLEDIHTYDWLNKFRKKMVKGDDAYFITVSTNFKDPNEEYKKIFQKINPPVLIKQFRNKKPARNMFVYLLEGYKGR comes from the coding sequence ATGTTAGGAAAACACAAAATACTGGTTTTAATAAGTATTGCAACTTTAGTGCGATGTTTAATTGCTGCAACAATAGGGTTAGGCAATGATGAGGTTTATTATGTTACTTATGCGCAACATTTGCAATGGAATTATTTTGATCATCCCCCGATGGTTGCCTTGCTTATTCGTTTAACTACATTTAATTTACTTTTCACTACTGAATTTTTCATCCGGCTTGGACCTATTCTTTTAGCGGCTATCAATACGTATTTAATTTATCATATCTGTAAAAAAATAAAGAATGAAAGTGCAGGCTTACTAGCGGCTCTATTGTTTTCATCTTCGTTTTATTCGAGTATAATTGCAGGTGTGTTTATCTTACCAGATGCCCCACAATTATTTTTTTGGATGCTTAGTGTTTCTTTGTTAATCGAAATTGTCTCAGCGATCGAGTCAGATAAAAATCTCAATTATAACATTCTGTTGTTTGGTGTTGTTGCGGGTTTGTGTATTATGAGTAAAGTACACGGTGTTTTTTTATGGTTTGGTTTTGGTTTGTATATTTTGCTTTATAAAAGAAGTTTGCTTTCAAATGGATATCTTTATTTATCTGTATTGATTTCATTAGTAATTATTTCTCCTATATTGATTTGGAATATTGAGAATCATTTTATTACATATACTTTTCATAGTAATAGAGTTGCTATAAACAGAGGTGTCAATCCTAATAGTTTTTTAAGAGAATTTTTAGGCGGGATTTTTTATAATAATCCAATCAATTATTTTTTGATAGTTATGGCTTTGCTTGCTGTTTGGAAAAACAGAATTACTATTTCCGTACCTGTAAAGAGGATTTTACTTCTGTTAAGTCTTCCGCTAATTATTTTGTTGCTTTTTATTTCGTTATTTAGAGACACTTTACCTCATTGGTCAGGACCAGCATTTACAGCATTAATTATGCTTACGGCCTGCTATATAGCAGAGTCTATACAAGGTTTAAATGCAAATTTTAGATTACCTAAATCTGTAGCTATTTCTTGTGTTTTTATAATTATAATTTCATTTTCGGGAATTGCTGTAATCAATTATTATCCTGGAACAATAGGAAATAAAAAAGAAGAATTATTAGGCAAAGGAGATGTTACATTAGATATGTATGATTGGGATTTTTTTAAAAATGAGTTTAAAAAAGTACATGATAAAGACATGCAATCTGGAAGGACCAAGACTAGTTTTATTATTAATAACAAATGGTTTCCAGGGGCTCACATTGATAATTATATTGTACAACCCTTGCAGTTGGATTTTATCGCAATTGGTAAACTTGAAGACATTCATACCTACGATTGGCTAAATAAGTTCAGAAAAAAAATGGTGAAAGGAGATGATGCTTATTTTATTACTGTTTCTACTAATTTTAAAGATCCGAATGAGGAATACAAAAAGATTTTTCAAAAAATTAATCCGCCTGTACTTATAAAACAGTTTCGAAATAAAAAACCAGCAAGAAATATGTTTGTTTATTTGCTTGAAGGTTATAAGGGGAGATAG
- a CDS encoding GtrA family protein, with translation MDLIRFIKFGMVGFSGLVIDFFITWLFKEKIGLNKYFSNGLGFLFGVVNNYFLNKYFTFHNNDTHLASQFFNFLIISVIGFALNTTLLYLLQKNTKINFYVCKAIVTIMVFFWNFSANALYTFKK, from the coding sequence ATGGATTTAATTCGGTTTATAAAATTTGGGATGGTTGGTTTTTCGGGTCTTGTAATTGATTTTTTTATTACGTGGCTTTTTAAAGAAAAAATTGGCTTAAATAAATATTTTTCAAATGGATTGGGATTTTTATTTGGTGTTGTAAATAATTATTTTCTCAATAAATACTTTACTTTTCATAATAATGATACCCATCTTGCCTCACAGTTTTTCAATTTTTTAATTATTTCTGTTATAGGTTTTGCCTTGAATACTACTTTGCTGTACTTGCTTCAAAAAAACACTAAAATTAATTTTTATGTTTGTAAAGCAATTGTAACCATTATGGTTTTCTTTTGGAATTTTAGCGCTAATGCCTTGTACACTTTTAAAAAATAA
- a CDS encoding phosphatase PAP2 family protein: MNSILNIAHKNSLFYKTSLLLIGVILFFLCFFSKSEGFIFLNRFHTKTLNIFFQNITFFGDGIFIIFVSLMILIFLKKHRKLAFLLLLAYLVSGVFAQIFKLFISAPRPSVYFEMHHYKYYLDTFANSRVGFRSFPSGHSASAFAMATIFSIYSNRKYVCIFSLVFGILVGYSRIYLAHHFLIDVLGGVFIGILSGSLSVIWYDAVRLKIIKIVKKNSFAPNPWANAFNNSSLSNR; the protein is encoded by the coding sequence ATGAATTCAATTTTGAATATTGCACACAAAAACAGCCTGTTTTATAAAACTAGCCTGTTGCTGATAGGTGTTATTTTATTTTTTTTATGTTTTTTTTCAAAATCTGAAGGGTTTATTTTTTTGAATCGTTTTCATACTAAAACCTTAAATATTTTTTTTCAAAATATTACTTTTTTTGGAGACGGAATATTCATCATCTTCGTTAGTTTAATGATTCTTATTTTTTTAAAAAAACATAGAAAACTAGCCTTTCTTTTGCTGTTAGCATATTTAGTTTCTGGAGTTTTTGCACAAATATTCAAATTATTTATAAGTGCTCCTCGACCAAGCGTGTATTTTGAAATGCATCATTATAAATACTATTTAGATACTTTTGCAAATAGTAGAGTTGGCTTTAGAAGTTTTCCATCAGGGCATTCTGCATCAGCTTTTGCAATGGCTACTATTTTCTCAATTTATTCCAACAGAAAATATGTTTGTATTTTTTCATTGGTTTTTGGAATCTTAGTGGGATATTCTAGAATTTATTTAGCACATCATTTTTTAATTGATGTTTTAGGAGGTGTGTTTATAGGCATTTTATCCGGATCTTTATCGGTAATTTGGTATGACGCTGTTCGATTAAAAATTATTAAAATAGTTAAAAAGAATTCTTTTGCGCCTAACCCTTGGGCAAATGCTTTTAATAATTCTTCCTTAAGTAATAGATAG
- a CDS encoding ribonuclease E/G: MNKELIIRSSSDFVDFALLKDGKLIELHKEEEKSNFQVGDIFIAKIRKPVAGLNAAFVNVGFEKDAFLHYHDLGPNLSSQLKFIKLVSAGKLKDFSLKTFQFEKEIDKDGTITDVLSANQSVLVQVVKEPISTKGPRISAELSLAGRFIVLVPFSDRVSISQKIEDKKEKERLKRLVQSIKPKGFGVIVRTVAEGKNTAELEKDLQNLLSRWTAMCKKLPTAHHPSKVLGELNRASSILRDVFNDTFSGIQIDDEELYNQTKDYLQEIAPSKQSIVKFYQSNDTPIFEKYNIERQIKTSFGKTVSMSKGAYLIIEHTEALHVIDVNSGNRSNKATNQEDTAMEVNMIAAAEIARQLRLRDMGGIIVVDFIDMSNPENRKVLFDFLREEMSDDKAKHKILPPSKFGLVQITRQRVRPEVNIKTREEDPNNENGEIEAPILIIDKIASDLERILKAHKEVVLNVHPFVAAYLTKGFPSIRSKWFFEHKKWVKIIPRDAYTYLEYHFFDKKGNVITE, translated from the coding sequence ATGAATAAAGAATTAATCATTAGATCTAGTTCTGATTTCGTAGATTTTGCCTTATTAAAAGATGGAAAACTAATTGAATTACACAAAGAAGAAGAAAAAAGCAACTTTCAAGTAGGTGATATTTTTATTGCCAAAATAAGAAAACCCGTTGCTGGACTTAATGCTGCTTTTGTAAATGTGGGCTTCGAAAAAGATGCTTTTTTACATTATCACGATTTAGGACCTAATTTATCTTCTCAACTGAAATTCATAAAACTTGTAAGCGCAGGTAAATTAAAAGATTTCTCCCTAAAAACCTTTCAGTTTGAAAAAGAAATAGACAAAGATGGTACCATTACTGATGTATTAAGTGCCAATCAATCTGTTTTAGTACAAGTCGTTAAAGAACCTATATCTACAAAAGGACCAAGAATTAGCGCTGAGCTATCACTTGCCGGAAGATTTATAGTTTTGGTTCCGTTTTCTGACCGCGTTTCTATTTCTCAAAAAATAGAAGACAAAAAAGAAAAAGAACGCTTGAAACGATTAGTACAATCCATCAAACCAAAAGGATTTGGTGTTATTGTTCGCACAGTAGCCGAAGGCAAAAATACAGCCGAATTAGAAAAAGATTTGCAGAACCTGCTTAGCAGATGGACTGCAATGTGTAAAAAATTACCAACTGCTCATCATCCATCCAAGGTATTAGGAGAGCTCAACAGAGCTTCTTCAATATTAAGAGATGTATTTAATGATACCTTTAGTGGGATTCAAATTGATGACGAAGAGTTGTACAACCAAACTAAGGATTATTTGCAAGAAATTGCACCTTCAAAACAATCTATTGTTAAGTTTTATCAATCAAACGATACGCCTATTTTTGAGAAATATAACATTGAGAGACAAATCAAGACCTCATTTGGGAAAACAGTTTCCATGAGTAAAGGAGCCTATCTTATTATAGAACATACTGAAGCTTTACACGTCATTGACGTAAACAGCGGAAACCGTTCCAATAAGGCTACTAATCAGGAAGACACCGCCATGGAAGTTAATATGATTGCAGCTGCCGAAATAGCAAGACAATTGCGTCTTCGCGATATGGGTGGAATCATCGTAGTTGATTTTATTGATATGTCTAATCCCGAAAATCGTAAAGTTTTGTTCGACTTCCTTCGAGAAGAAATGAGCGATGACAAAGCGAAACACAAAATCTTACCGCCGAGTAAATTTGGATTAGTTCAAATTACAAGACAAAGAGTAAGACCGGAAGTGAATATCAAAACTAGAGAAGAAGATCCAAACAATGAAAATGGCGAAATTGAAGCGCCAATTTTAATCATTGATAAAATTGCTTCAGATCTAGAAAGAATTCTAAAAGCCCATAAAGAAGTTGTGCTAAATGTACATCCATTTGTGGCAGCATACCTTACCAAAGGTTTTCCATCAATACGTTCAAAGTGGTTCTTTGAACATAAAAAATGGGTGAAAATCATACCTCGTGACGCTTACACGTATTTAGAATATCATTTCTTTGACAAAAAAGGAAATGTTATTACAGAATAA
- a CDS encoding HU family DNA-binding protein: MTKADIVAKISEKLGLEKGDVQATVETFMNEVKTSLETGDNVYLRGFGSFIVKTRAEKTGRNISKNTTIKIPAHNIPAFKPAKVFVEGVKINNEAK; this comes from the coding sequence ATGACGAAAGCAGATATCGTAGCGAAAATTTCAGAAAAATTAGGTCTTGAAAAAGGAGATGTTCAAGCAACTGTGGAGACCTTTATGAATGAAGTAAAAACTTCATTAGAAACTGGAGACAATGTATATTTAAGAGGTTTTGGAAGTTTTATCGTTAAGACTAGAGCTGAAAAAACAGGTAGAAATATTTCTAAAAATACAACTATCAAAATTCCTGCACACAACATTCCTGCTTTCAAACCTGCAAAAGTTTTTGTAGAAGGAGTAAAAATTAACAACGAAGCAAAATAA